The following are encoded in a window of Staphylospora marina genomic DNA:
- a CDS encoding c-type cytochrome, whose translation MKPVKLALMLMTTLSLAACSPGPEKKTSDSETAQTAAPEQVYLQHCANCHGGSLEGAYAPPLKEVGNKYDRDEILNIIRKGKGKMPSQDYVPKEDQEKLADWLVETTRKQ comes from the coding sequence ATGAAACCGGTCAAGCTGGCTTTGATGTTGATGACGACCCTTTCGCTGGCGGCATGTTCGCCCGGTCCGGAGAAAAAAACAAGCGATTCCGAAACGGCACAGACGGCAGCCCCTGAACAGGTGTATCTTCAGCACTGCGCCAATTGTCACGGCGGCAGCTTGGAAGGGGCGTATGCTCCGCCCCTTAAAGAAGTCGGAAACAAGTACGATCGAGATGAGATTTTGAACATCATTCGGAAGGGTAAAGGAAAAATGCCCTCCCAGGATTACGTTCCCAAAGAGGATCAGGAAAAACTGGCCGATTGGCTGGTGGAAACAACCCGGAAGCAATGA
- a CDS encoding cytochrome c oxidase assembly protein, protein MTSADFFKLFTHATNWDVGLNLVYMAVAVLYLLVVGPFRERLGGTEPVSGFRKSLFLSGLIIWYFSEGSALDLLAHELFSMHMMQMSLNYFVVPPLIILGIPRFLWRFALGNAAVKSVFSFFTRPVISLFFFNGMIWFYHVPVVFDALMANHLYHNIAHSMLMVAAFCTWWPIIAPLPEMNQLKTLLRVALIFANGFLITPACAIITFTDTVLFESYSQMSTVAPVLSPLHDQQFGGVIMKIMQEAVYIVAIMAILAQWFKESKARDEEELEMIRSERSHNGNTLSTVTGEGSQA, encoded by the coding sequence ATGACTTCTGCCGATTTCTTCAAGCTGTTTACCCATGCGACCAACTGGGACGTCGGTCTCAATCTCGTATACATGGCCGTGGCCGTGCTTTATTTGCTGGTCGTCGGTCCGTTCAGGGAACGACTGGGCGGAACGGAGCCGGTGAGCGGATTCCGCAAGTCATTGTTTTTGAGCGGTTTGATCATCTGGTATTTCTCCGAGGGAAGTGCGTTGGATCTCTTGGCCCATGAGTTGTTCAGCATGCACATGATGCAGATGTCGCTGAATTACTTTGTGGTGCCTCCGCTGATCATTCTGGGGATCCCGCGTTTCCTGTGGAGGTTTGCGCTCGGAAATGCCGCGGTGAAATCCGTGTTCTCCTTCTTCACGCGACCGGTGATCTCGCTGTTTTTCTTTAACGGAATGATCTGGTTTTATCATGTGCCCGTGGTGTTTGACGCGCTCATGGCCAACCACCTGTATCACAACATTGCCCATTCCATGCTGATGGTTGCGGCATTTTGCACCTGGTGGCCGATCATCGCTCCCCTCCCGGAGATGAACCAATTGAAGACGCTCCTCCGGGTGGCGCTGATTTTCGCCAACGGTTTTTTGATCACTCCCGCCTGTGCGATCATCACGTTCACGGACACCGTCCTGTTTGAAAGTTATTCCCAAATGTCCACGGTGGCTCCGGTTCTGTCACCGCTTCACGACCAGCAATTCGGCGGAGTGATCATGAAAATCATGCAAGAGGCGGTTTACATCGTGGCCATCATGGCCATTCTCGCACAATGGTTCAAGGAATCCAAAGCCCGTGACGAAGAGGAGTTGGAAATGATCCGTTCGGAACGGTCGCACAACGGAAACACGTTGAGCACGGTAACGGGGGAGGGAAGCCAGGCATGA
- a CDS encoding UDP-N-acetylmuramoyl-tripeptide--D-alanyl-D-alanine ligase, whose protein sequence is MKTIPLKKLMSIIGGTSSSHLPQALVSSVNFGRPRSLRHHQVYFYTREISWSKQLSAIRAVKPVAVVLPHDQSSAGIPPDTGIIRVKDAFSSFWKLALWNFKQCPVRVIGISGSSGKSTTTAMTASILRYRWPMVRTEGNLNTWVFLPTYLTRLTPDHKLLLLEMGMKSLNNIRRQCAVVKPEIGAVTNVGEAHAGSLGGLDKVVLAKQELVDGIRRGGTLFLNADDARSRKLSVKRFSGRVYTFGIKNNADVRATNIRYNTRGMSFDANLFGQRISCFIPIFGIHNVYNALAAMGIARAFGASVKEIRDGLASFKPPGMRLQFLKGRSGRILINDAWNANPTSMKAGLEVLRHIFPDRTKIAVLGDMKELGDLTYEGHSSIGRFAAGIGLSQLVTIGRGGRLIAHAAIKAGMDRQRVYSYDTHDQLVAHLIRKTPPGSLIYFKASRSMHLEKVVDRLR, encoded by the coding sequence ATGAAAACCATTCCACTGAAAAAGCTGATGTCGATCATCGGTGGAACCAGTTCATCCCATCTGCCCCAAGCCCTCGTCTCCTCCGTGAATTTCGGAAGGCCGCGATCCCTTCGACATCACCAGGTCTACTTTTACACCCGGGAAATCAGCTGGTCCAAACAACTGTCGGCCATCCGGGCCGTCAAACCGGTCGCCGTGGTATTGCCGCATGATCAATCGTCCGCGGGCATCCCTCCGGATACCGGCATCATTCGGGTCAAAGATGCCTTTTCCTCTTTTTGGAAATTGGCATTGTGGAACTTCAAACAGTGTCCCGTCCGGGTCATCGGCATCTCGGGAAGCTCCGGAAAGTCCACCACCACGGCCATGACGGCGTCCATCCTCAGATACCGCTGGCCCATGGTCAGAACGGAAGGGAATCTCAACACGTGGGTTTTTCTTCCGACTTACCTGACCCGCCTCACTCCGGATCACAAGCTGCTCCTGCTGGAAATGGGGATGAAGTCGTTGAACAACATCCGCAGACAGTGCGCCGTCGTGAAACCGGAAATCGGCGCCGTCACCAACGTGGGCGAAGCACATGCGGGGAGCCTCGGGGGACTGGACAAAGTGGTTCTGGCCAAACAGGAACTGGTGGACGGCATCCGGCGGGGAGGAACGCTCTTTTTGAATGCGGATGACGCCCGCAGCCGCAAACTCTCCGTGAAGAGGTTCAGCGGCAGGGTTTACACGTTCGGCATCAAAAACAATGCGGACGTCCGCGCCACGAACATCCGCTACAACACCCGGGGCATGTCATTTGATGCCAACCTGTTCGGTCAACGCATTTCATGCTTCATCCCGATCTTCGGCATTCACAATGTGTACAACGCCCTGGCCGCCATGGGGATCGCCCGCGCTTTCGGAGCTTCCGTCAAGGAAATCCGGGATGGGCTGGCTTCCTTCAAACCACCCGGAATGCGATTGCAATTTCTGAAAGGGCGGTCCGGACGAATCCTCATCAATGATGCCTGGAATGCCAATCCCACATCGATGAAAGCCGGGCTGGAAGTGCTTCGGCACATCTTTCCCGACAGAACGAAGATCGCCGTCTTGGGAGACATGAAAGAACTGGGGGACCTTACCTACGAAGGACACTCGTCCATCGGTCGTTTCGCCGCCGGAATCGGTTTGAGCCAACTGGTGACCATCGGAAGAGGCGGGCGGCTGATCGCACACGCCGCCATCAAAGCGGGAATGGACAGACAAAGGGTGTACTCGTATGACACCCATGATCAGCTGGTGGCACATCTCATCCGCAAAACGCCGCCGGGATCGTTGATCTACTTCAAAGCATCAAGAAGCATGCATCTGGAAAAAGTGGTGGACCGGCTTCGCTGA
- a CDS encoding GNAT family N-acetyltransferase gives MNVRPLSPDDLNDYRRIRLRALRDHPENFGSTYEQESRMTTEQWERRLSPSEDRISLGLYDGERLMGTAVLVREQRERMRHKANLYAMYVAPEARGKGAGRLLLEELLKRAREMDGLEQIHLSVVSGNEPARNLYRQFGFITYGVEPRAEKIGDRALDVEWMVCFLT, from the coding sequence GTGAATGTACGTCCTCTTTCACCCGACGATTTGAACGATTATCGCAGGATTCGTCTGCGGGCTCTCCGGGACCATCCCGAGAACTTCGGCTCGACCTATGAACAGGAGAGCCGCATGACGACGGAACAATGGGAGCGTCGGCTCAGCCCGTCGGAGGACCGGATTTCATTGGGGTTGTATGACGGCGAGCGCCTGATGGGGACGGCGGTACTCGTCCGGGAACAAAGGGAAAGGATGAGGCACAAGGCCAATCTCTACGCCATGTATGTGGCTCCCGAAGCGAGGGGGAAGGGAGCGGGACGCCTGCTGCTGGAGGAGTTGTTGAAACGGGCCCGGGAGATGGACGGTTTGGAACAAATTCATCTGTCCGTGGTCTCCGGCAACGAGCCAGCGAGAAATCTGTATCGGCAATTCGGATTCATCACGTACGGGGTGGAGCCCCGGGCGGAAAAGATCGGGGACCGCGCGTTGGATGTGGAGTGGATGGTTTGTTTTCTTACATGA